In the genome of Neovison vison isolate M4711 chromosome 3, ASM_NN_V1, whole genome shotgun sequence, one region contains:
- the MBD1 gene encoding methyl-CpG-binding domain protein 1 isoform X25, whose translation MAEDWLECPALGPGWKRREVFRKSGATCGRSDTYYQSPTGDRIRSKVELTRYLGPACDLTLFDFKQGILCYPAPKPQSLPVPSRKRKKPSRPAKTRKRQVGPQKGEVRKEAPGDETKADADTAPASLPAPGCCENCGISFSGDGTRRQRLKTLCKDCRAQRIAFNREQRMFKRVGCGECAACRVTEDCGACSTCLLQLPHDVASGLFCKCERRRCLRIVERSRGCGVCRGCQTREDCGRCRVCLRPPRPGLRRQWRCVQRRCLRGKRSRRRGGCDSKMAARRRPPRTQPLPPVTPSQPPASPELQPYTNRRQNRKCGACAACLRRMDCGRCDFCCDKPKFGGSNQKRQKCRWRQCLQFAMKRLLPSVWAGSEDGAGPPPPYSRRKRPGSTRRPRLGQILKTLTTPTVRSGRAQTPMKQETGSGFVLPPPGTDLVFLREGASSPVQVPGPATASTEALLQALDAGLPPVKQEPLDPEEDKEEESKEDSASDLAPEEEAGGAGTPVITEIFSLGGTRLRDTAVWLPSVRAPVGNTMTLEGLSFRRHSDSCLQETYHLSEETVSLCVKSVRVNGEVCRAGNREGKMDVKCGRRRTLWRARARAGTGEDGLEPMSVSHHLQLR comes from the exons ATGGCTGAGGACTGGCTGGAGTGCCCAGCCTTGGGCCCTGGCTGGAAACGTCGTGAGGTCTTTCGAAAGTCAGGTGCCACCTGTGGACGCTCAGACACCTATTACCAGAG CCCCACAGGAGACAGGATCCGAAGCAAAGTTGAGCTGACCCGATACCTGGGCCCTGCGTGTGACCTCACCCTCTTCGACTTCAAACAAGGCATTCTGTGTTATCCAGCCCCCAAG CCCCAGTCCTTACCTGTCCCTAGCAGAAAGCGGAAGAAGCCTTCACGGCCAGCCAAGACTCGGAAACGTCAGGTTGGACCCCAGAAGGGTGAGGTCAGGAAGGAGGCCCCAGGGGATGAGACCAAGGCTGATGCTGACACAGCCCCAGCTTCACTGCCTGCTCCTGG GTGCTGTGAGAACTGTGGAATCAGCTTCTCAGGGGATGGTACCCGAAGACAGCGGCTCAAGACATTATGCAAGGACTGCAGAG cACAGAGGATTGCTTTCAACCGGGAGCAAAGGATGTTTAAG CGTGTGGGCTGCGGGGAGTGCGCAGCCTGCCGGGTAACCGAGGACTGCGGGGCCTGCTCCACATGCCTTCTGCAGTTGCCCCATGATGTGGCCTCGGGGCTGTTCTGCAAGTGTGAGCGGAGACGGTGCCTCCGGATTGTGGAAAGG AGCCGAGGGTGTGGAGTGTGCAGGGGCTGTCAGACCCGAGAGGACTGTGGCCGTTGTCGAGTTTGCCTTCGCCCTCCCCGCCCTGGTCTCAGGCGCCAATGGAGGTGTGTCCAGCGGCGCTGCTTACGG GGTAAACGTAGCCGCCGCAGAGGAGGCTGTGACTCCAAGATGGCTGCCCGGCGGCGCCCCCCACGAACCCAGCCACTGCCTCCAGTTACCCCATCACAGCCTCCAGCGTCCCCAGAGCTG CAGCCTTACACGAACCGTCGGCAGAACCGTAAGTGTGGGGCCTGTGCAGCTTGCTTGCGCCGGATGGACTGTGGTCGTTGCGACTTCTGCTGTGACAAGCCGAAATTTGGGGGCAGCAATCAGAAGCGCCAGAAGTGTCGTTGGCGCCAGTGCCTGCAGTTTGCCATG AAGCGGCTGCTGCCTAGTGTCTGGGCAGGATCTGAGGATGGAGCAGGGCCGCCCCCACCGTACTCTCGTCGAAAGAGACCTGGCTCTACTCGACGGCCACGTCTGGGCCAGATACTGAAGACCTTGACCACACCCACAGTCAGATCAGGCCGTGCCCAAACTCCAATGAAACAGGAAACGGGCAGTGGCTTTGTGCTACCCCCACCTGGCACTGACCTTGTGTTCTTACGGGAAGGTGCAAGCAGTCCTGTGCAGGTGCCTGGCCCTGCTACAGCTTCCACAGAAGCCCTGTTGCAG GCCTTAGATGCAGGCCTGCCACCTGTGAAGCAAGAGCCTTTGGACCCTgaggaggacaaggaggaagAGAGCAAGGAAGACTCCGCCTCTGACTTGGccccagaggaggaggcaggaggggctggCACACCCGTG ATCACGGAGATTTTCAGCCTGGGTGGAACCCGCCTCCGGGACACAGCGGTCTGGTTGCCAAG TGTGAGAGCTCCAGTGGGGAATACAATGACCCTGGAAGGCTTATCCTTCAGGAGACACTCGGATTCCTGCCTTCAGGAAACTTACCATCTAAGTGAGGAAACAGTTTCCCTATGTGTGAAATCAGTACGTGTTAATGGAGAAG TCTGCAGGGCAGGCAATCGGGAAGGGAAGATGGATGTAAAGTGTGGGAGACGGAGGACACTTTGGCGTGCACGAGCAAGAGCTGGAACCGGCGAGGATGGCCTAGAACCCATGTCAGTGTCTCACCATCTCCAACTGCGATAA
- the MBD1 gene encoding methyl-CpG-binding domain protein 1 isoform X32 — protein MAEDWLECPALGPGWKRREVFRKSGATCGRSDTYYQSPTGDRIRSKVELTRYLGPACDLTLFDFKQGILCYPAPKPQSLPVPSRKRKKPSRPAKTRKRQVGPQKGEVRKEAPGDETKADADTAPASLPAPGCCENCGISFSGDGTRRQRLKTLCKDCRAQRIAFNREQRMFKRVGCGECAACRVTEDCGACSTCLLQLPHDVASGLFCKCERRRCLRIVERSRGCGVCRGCQTREDCGRCRVCLRPPRPGLRRQWRCVQRRCLRGKRSRRRGGCDSKMAARRRPPRTQPLPPVTPSQPPASPELQPYTNRRQNRKCGACAACLRRMDCGRCDFCCDKPKFGGSNQKRQKCRWRQCLQFAMKRLLPSVWAGSEDGAGPPPPYSRRKRPGSTRRPRLGQILKTLTTPTVRSGRAQTPMKQETGSGFVLPPPGTDLVFLREGASSPVQVPGPATASTEALLQALDAGLPPVKQEPLDPEEDKEEESKEDSASDLAPEEEAGGAGTPVITEIFSLGGTRLRDTAVWLPSLQGRQSGREDGCKVWETEDTLACTSKSWNRRGWPRTHVSVSPSPTAIMWVSCRRSWCPSSQS, from the exons ATGGCTGAGGACTGGCTGGAGTGCCCAGCCTTGGGCCCTGGCTGGAAACGTCGTGAGGTCTTTCGAAAGTCAGGTGCCACCTGTGGACGCTCAGACACCTATTACCAGAG CCCCACAGGAGACAGGATCCGAAGCAAAGTTGAGCTGACCCGATACCTGGGCCCTGCGTGTGACCTCACCCTCTTCGACTTCAAACAAGGCATTCTGTGTTATCCAGCCCCCAAG CCCCAGTCCTTACCTGTCCCTAGCAGAAAGCGGAAGAAGCCTTCACGGCCAGCCAAGACTCGGAAACGTCAGGTTGGACCCCAGAAGGGTGAGGTCAGGAAGGAGGCCCCAGGGGATGAGACCAAGGCTGATGCTGACACAGCCCCAGCTTCACTGCCTGCTCCTGG GTGCTGTGAGAACTGTGGAATCAGCTTCTCAGGGGATGGTACCCGAAGACAGCGGCTCAAGACATTATGCAAGGACTGCAGAG cACAGAGGATTGCTTTCAACCGGGAGCAAAGGATGTTTAAG CGTGTGGGCTGCGGGGAGTGCGCAGCCTGCCGGGTAACCGAGGACTGCGGGGCCTGCTCCACATGCCTTCTGCAGTTGCCCCATGATGTGGCCTCGGGGCTGTTCTGCAAGTGTGAGCGGAGACGGTGCCTCCGGATTGTGGAAAGG AGCCGAGGGTGTGGAGTGTGCAGGGGCTGTCAGACCCGAGAGGACTGTGGCCGTTGTCGAGTTTGCCTTCGCCCTCCCCGCCCTGGTCTCAGGCGCCAATGGAGGTGTGTCCAGCGGCGCTGCTTACGG GGTAAACGTAGCCGCCGCAGAGGAGGCTGTGACTCCAAGATGGCTGCCCGGCGGCGCCCCCCACGAACCCAGCCACTGCCTCCAGTTACCCCATCACAGCCTCCAGCGTCCCCAGAGCTG CAGCCTTACACGAACCGTCGGCAGAACCGTAAGTGTGGGGCCTGTGCAGCTTGCTTGCGCCGGATGGACTGTGGTCGTTGCGACTTCTGCTGTGACAAGCCGAAATTTGGGGGCAGCAATCAGAAGCGCCAGAAGTGTCGTTGGCGCCAGTGCCTGCAGTTTGCCATG AAGCGGCTGCTGCCTAGTGTCTGGGCAGGATCTGAGGATGGAGCAGGGCCGCCCCCACCGTACTCTCGTCGAAAGAGACCTGGCTCTACTCGACGGCCACGTCTGGGCCAGATACTGAAGACCTTGACCACACCCACAGTCAGATCAGGCCGTGCCCAAACTCCAATGAAACAGGAAACGGGCAGTGGCTTTGTGCTACCCCCACCTGGCACTGACCTTGTGTTCTTACGGGAAGGTGCAAGCAGTCCTGTGCAGGTGCCTGGCCCTGCTACAGCTTCCACAGAAGCCCTGTTGCAG GCCTTAGATGCAGGCCTGCCACCTGTGAAGCAAGAGCCTTTGGACCCTgaggaggacaaggaggaagAGAGCAAGGAAGACTCCGCCTCTGACTTGGccccagaggaggaggcaggaggggctggCACACCCGTG ATCACGGAGATTTTCAGCCTGGGTGGAACCCGCCTCCGGGACACAGCGGTCTGGTTGCCAAG TCTGCAGGGCAGGCAATCGGGAAGGGAAGATGGATGTAAAGTGTGGGAGACGGAGGACACTTTGGCGTGCACGAGCAAGAGCTGGAACCGGCGAGGATGGCCTAGAACCCATGTCAGTGTCTCACCATCTCCAACTGCGATAATGTGGGTGTCCTGCAGAAGAAGCTGGTGCCCTTCATCACAGAGTTAA
- the MBD1 gene encoding methyl-CpG-binding domain protein 1 isoform X7 → MAEDWLECPALGPGWKRREVFRKSGATCGRSDTYYQSPTGDRIRSKVELTRYLGPACDLTLFDFKQGILCYPAPKPQSLPVPSRKRKKPSRPAKTRKRQVGPQKGEVRKEAPGDETKADADTAPASLPAPGCCENCGISFSGDGTRRQRLKTLCKDCRAQRIAFNREQRMFKLPHDVASGLFCKCERRRCLRIVERSRGCGVCRGCQTREDCGRCRVCLRPPRPGLRRQWRCVQRRCLRHLAHRLRRHHQRCQRRPPLAVAPPAGKRSRRRGGCDSKMAARRRPPRTQPLPPVTPSQPPASPELQPRALAPSPPAEFIYYCVDEDELQPYTNRRQNRKCGACAACLRRMDCGRCDFCCDKPKFGGSNQKRQKCRWRQCLQFAMKRLLPSVWAGSEDGAGPPPPYSRRKRPGSTRRPRLGQILKTLTTPTVRSGRAQTPMKQETGSGFVLPPPGTDLVFLREGASSPVQVPGPATASTEALLQEAQCPGLSWVVALPQVKQEKVDAQEDWTPGTAILTSPVLLSGCPSKALDAGLPPVKQEPLDPEEDKEEESKEDSASDLAPEEEAGGAGTPVITEIFSLGGTRLRDTAVWLPSVRAPVGNTMTLEGLSFRRHSDSCLQETYHLSEETVSLCVKSVRVNGEVCRAGNREGKMDVKCGRRRTLWRARARAGTGEDGLEPMSVSHHLQLR, encoded by the exons ATGGCTGAGGACTGGCTGGAGTGCCCAGCCTTGGGCCCTGGCTGGAAACGTCGTGAGGTCTTTCGAAAGTCAGGTGCCACCTGTGGACGCTCAGACACCTATTACCAGAG CCCCACAGGAGACAGGATCCGAAGCAAAGTTGAGCTGACCCGATACCTGGGCCCTGCGTGTGACCTCACCCTCTTCGACTTCAAACAAGGCATTCTGTGTTATCCAGCCCCCAAG CCCCAGTCCTTACCTGTCCCTAGCAGAAAGCGGAAGAAGCCTTCACGGCCAGCCAAGACTCGGAAACGTCAGGTTGGACCCCAGAAGGGTGAGGTCAGGAAGGAGGCCCCAGGGGATGAGACCAAGGCTGATGCTGACACAGCCCCAGCTTCACTGCCTGCTCCTGG GTGCTGTGAGAACTGTGGAATCAGCTTCTCAGGGGATGGTACCCGAAGACAGCGGCTCAAGACATTATGCAAGGACTGCAGAG cACAGAGGATTGCTTTCAACCGGGAGCAAAGGATGTTTAAG TTGCCCCATGATGTGGCCTCGGGGCTGTTCTGCAAGTGTGAGCGGAGACGGTGCCTCCGGATTGTGGAAAGG AGCCGAGGGTGTGGAGTGTGCAGGGGCTGTCAGACCCGAGAGGACTGTGGCCGTTGTCGAGTTTGCCTTCGCCCTCCCCGCCCTGGTCTCAGGCGCCAATGGAGGTGTGTCCAGCGGCGCTGCTTACGG CACCTTGCCCACCGTCTCCGTCGCCACCATCAGCGATGTCAACGACGCCCTCCCCTAgctgtggctccccctgct GGTAAACGTAGCCGCCGCAGAGGAGGCTGTGACTCCAAGATGGCTGCCCGGCGGCGCCCCCCACGAACCCAGCCACTGCCTCCAGTTACCCCATCACAGCCTCCAGCGTCCCCAGAGCTG CAACCCAGAGCCCTGGCCCCCTCGCCACCTGCCGAATTCATCTATTACTGTGTAGACGAGGACGAGCTA CAGCCTTACACGAACCGTCGGCAGAACCGTAAGTGTGGGGCCTGTGCAGCTTGCTTGCGCCGGATGGACTGTGGTCGTTGCGACTTCTGCTGTGACAAGCCGAAATTTGGGGGCAGCAATCAGAAGCGCCAGAAGTGTCGTTGGCGCCAGTGCCTGCAGTTTGCCATG AAGCGGCTGCTGCCTAGTGTCTGGGCAGGATCTGAGGATGGAGCAGGGCCGCCCCCACCGTACTCTCGTCGAAAGAGACCTGGCTCTACTCGACGGCCACGTCTGGGCCAGATACTGAAGACCTTGACCACACCCACAGTCAGATCAGGCCGTGCCCAAACTCCAATGAAACAGGAAACGGGCAGTGGCTTTGTGCTACCCCCACCTGGCACTGACCTTGTGTTCTTACGGGAAGGTGCAAGCAGTCCTGTGCAGGTGCCTGGCCCTGCTACAGCTTCCACAGAAGCCCTGTTGCAG GAGGCCCAGTGCCCAGGCCTGAGTTGGGTTGTGGCCTTACCCCAGGTGAAGCAAGAGAAGGTGGATGCCCAGGAAGACTGGACACCGGGCACAGCCATCCTGACTTCTCCTGTATTGCTGTCTGGCTGCCCCAGCAAG GCCTTAGATGCAGGCCTGCCACCTGTGAAGCAAGAGCCTTTGGACCCTgaggaggacaaggaggaagAGAGCAAGGAAGACTCCGCCTCTGACTTGGccccagaggaggaggcaggaggggctggCACACCCGTG ATCACGGAGATTTTCAGCCTGGGTGGAACCCGCCTCCGGGACACAGCGGTCTGGTTGCCAAG TGTGAGAGCTCCAGTGGGGAATACAATGACCCTGGAAGGCTTATCCTTCAGGAGACACTCGGATTCCTGCCTTCAGGAAACTTACCATCTAAGTGAGGAAACAGTTTCCCTATGTGTGAAATCAGTACGTGTTAATGGAGAAG TCTGCAGGGCAGGCAATCGGGAAGGGAAGATGGATGTAAAGTGTGGGAGACGGAGGACACTTTGGCGTGCACGAGCAAGAGCTGGAACCGGCGAGGATGGCCTAGAACCCATGTCAGTGTCTCACCATCTCCAACTGCGATAA
- the MBD1 gene encoding methyl-CpG-binding domain protein 1 isoform X27 → MAEDWLECPALGPGWKRREVFRKSGATCGRSDTYYQSPTGDRIRSKVELTRYLGPACDLTLFDFKQGILCYPAPKPQSLPVPSRKRKKPSRPAKTRKRQVGPQKGEVRKEAPGDETKADADTAPASLPAPGCCENCGISFSGDGTRRQRLKTLCKDCRAQRIAFNREQRMFKRVGCGECAACRVTEDCGACSTCLLQLPHDVASGLFCKCERRRCLRIVERSRGCGVCRGCQTREDCGRCRVCLRPPRPGLRRQWRCVQRRCLRHLAHRLRRHHQRCQRRPPLAVAPPAGKRSRRRGGCDSKMAARRRPPRTQPLPPVTPSQPPASPELQPRALAPSPPAEFIYYCVDEDELQPYTNRRQNRKCGACAACLRRMDCGRCDFCCDKPKFGGSNQKRQKCRWRQCLQFAMKRLLPSVWAGSEDGAGPPPPYSRRKRPGSTRRPRLGQILKTLTTPTVRSGRAQTPMKQETGSGFVLPPPGTDLVFLREGASSPVQVPGPATASTEALLQVKQEKVDAQEDWTPGTAILTSPVLLSGCPSKALDAGLPPVKQEPLDPEEDKEEESKEDSASDLAPEEEAGGAGTPVITEIFSLGGTRLRDTAVWLPRSKDLKKPGARKQ, encoded by the exons ATGGCTGAGGACTGGCTGGAGTGCCCAGCCTTGGGCCCTGGCTGGAAACGTCGTGAGGTCTTTCGAAAGTCAGGTGCCACCTGTGGACGCTCAGACACCTATTACCAGAG CCCCACAGGAGACAGGATCCGAAGCAAAGTTGAGCTGACCCGATACCTGGGCCCTGCGTGTGACCTCACCCTCTTCGACTTCAAACAAGGCATTCTGTGTTATCCAGCCCCCAAG CCCCAGTCCTTACCTGTCCCTAGCAGAAAGCGGAAGAAGCCTTCACGGCCAGCCAAGACTCGGAAACGTCAGGTTGGACCCCAGAAGGGTGAGGTCAGGAAGGAGGCCCCAGGGGATGAGACCAAGGCTGATGCTGACACAGCCCCAGCTTCACTGCCTGCTCCTGG GTGCTGTGAGAACTGTGGAATCAGCTTCTCAGGGGATGGTACCCGAAGACAGCGGCTCAAGACATTATGCAAGGACTGCAGAG cACAGAGGATTGCTTTCAACCGGGAGCAAAGGATGTTTAAG CGTGTGGGCTGCGGGGAGTGCGCAGCCTGCCGGGTAACCGAGGACTGCGGGGCCTGCTCCACATGCCTTCTGCAGTTGCCCCATGATGTGGCCTCGGGGCTGTTCTGCAAGTGTGAGCGGAGACGGTGCCTCCGGATTGTGGAAAGG AGCCGAGGGTGTGGAGTGTGCAGGGGCTGTCAGACCCGAGAGGACTGTGGCCGTTGTCGAGTTTGCCTTCGCCCTCCCCGCCCTGGTCTCAGGCGCCAATGGAGGTGTGTCCAGCGGCGCTGCTTACGG CACCTTGCCCACCGTCTCCGTCGCCACCATCAGCGATGTCAACGACGCCCTCCCCTAgctgtggctccccctgct GGTAAACGTAGCCGCCGCAGAGGAGGCTGTGACTCCAAGATGGCTGCCCGGCGGCGCCCCCCACGAACCCAGCCACTGCCTCCAGTTACCCCATCACAGCCTCCAGCGTCCCCAGAGCTG CAACCCAGAGCCCTGGCCCCCTCGCCACCTGCCGAATTCATCTATTACTGTGTAGACGAGGACGAGCTA CAGCCTTACACGAACCGTCGGCAGAACCGTAAGTGTGGGGCCTGTGCAGCTTGCTTGCGCCGGATGGACTGTGGTCGTTGCGACTTCTGCTGTGACAAGCCGAAATTTGGGGGCAGCAATCAGAAGCGCCAGAAGTGTCGTTGGCGCCAGTGCCTGCAGTTTGCCATG AAGCGGCTGCTGCCTAGTGTCTGGGCAGGATCTGAGGATGGAGCAGGGCCGCCCCCACCGTACTCTCGTCGAAAGAGACCTGGCTCTACTCGACGGCCACGTCTGGGCCAGATACTGAAGACCTTGACCACACCCACAGTCAGATCAGGCCGTGCCCAAACTCCAATGAAACAGGAAACGGGCAGTGGCTTTGTGCTACCCCCACCTGGCACTGACCTTGTGTTCTTACGGGAAGGTGCAAGCAGTCCTGTGCAGGTGCCTGGCCCTGCTACAGCTTCCACAGAAGCCCTGTTGCAG GTGAAGCAAGAGAAGGTGGATGCCCAGGAAGACTGGACACCGGGCACAGCCATCCTGACTTCTCCTGTATTGCTGTCTGGCTGCCCCAGCAAG GCCTTAGATGCAGGCCTGCCACCTGTGAAGCAAGAGCCTTTGGACCCTgaggaggacaaggaggaagAGAGCAAGGAAGACTCCGCCTCTGACTTGGccccagaggaggaggcaggaggggctggCACACCCGTG ATCACGGAGATTTTCAGCCTGGGTGGAACCCGCCTCCGGGACACAGCGGTCTGGTTGCCAAG GTCCAAGGACCTTAAAAAACCTGGAGCTAGAAAGCAGTAG
- the MBD1 gene encoding methyl-CpG-binding domain protein 1 isoform X31, with the protein MAEDWLECPALGPGWKRREVFRKSGATCGRSDTYYQSPTGDRIRSKVELTRYLGPACDLTLFDFKQGILCYPAPKPQSLPVPSRKRKKPSRPAKTRKRQVGPQKGEVRKEAPGDETKADADTAPASLPAPGCCENCGISFSGDGTRRQRLKTLCKDCRAQRIAFNREQRMFKRVGCGECAACRVTEDCGACSTCLLQLPHDVASGLFCKCERRRCLRIVERSRGCGVCRGCQTREDCGRCRVCLRPPRPGLRRQWRCVQRRCLRGKRSRRRGGCDSKMAARRRPPRTQPLPPVTPSQPPASPELQPRALAPSPPAEFIYYCVDEDELPYTNRRQNRKCGACAACLRRMDCGRCDFCCDKPKFGGSNQKRQKCRWRQCLQFAMKRLLPSVWAGSEDGAGPPPPYSRRKRPGSTRRPRLGQILKTLTTPTVRSGRAQTPMKQETGSGFVLPPPGTDLVFLREGASSPVQVPGPATASTEALLQVKQEKVDAQEDWTPGTAILTSPVLLSGCPSKALDAGLPPVKQEPLDPEEDKEEESKEDSASDLAPEEEAGGAGTPVITEIFSLGGTRLRDTAVWLPRSKDLKKPGARKQ; encoded by the exons ATGGCTGAGGACTGGCTGGAGTGCCCAGCCTTGGGCCCTGGCTGGAAACGTCGTGAGGTCTTTCGAAAGTCAGGTGCCACCTGTGGACGCTCAGACACCTATTACCAGAG CCCCACAGGAGACAGGATCCGAAGCAAAGTTGAGCTGACCCGATACCTGGGCCCTGCGTGTGACCTCACCCTCTTCGACTTCAAACAAGGCATTCTGTGTTATCCAGCCCCCAAG CCCCAGTCCTTACCTGTCCCTAGCAGAAAGCGGAAGAAGCCTTCACGGCCAGCCAAGACTCGGAAACGTCAGGTTGGACCCCAGAAGGGTGAGGTCAGGAAGGAGGCCCCAGGGGATGAGACCAAGGCTGATGCTGACACAGCCCCAGCTTCACTGCCTGCTCCTGG GTGCTGTGAGAACTGTGGAATCAGCTTCTCAGGGGATGGTACCCGAAGACAGCGGCTCAAGACATTATGCAAGGACTGCAGAG cACAGAGGATTGCTTTCAACCGGGAGCAAAGGATGTTTAAG CGTGTGGGCTGCGGGGAGTGCGCAGCCTGCCGGGTAACCGAGGACTGCGGGGCCTGCTCCACATGCCTTCTGCAGTTGCCCCATGATGTGGCCTCGGGGCTGTTCTGCAAGTGTGAGCGGAGACGGTGCCTCCGGATTGTGGAAAGG AGCCGAGGGTGTGGAGTGTGCAGGGGCTGTCAGACCCGAGAGGACTGTGGCCGTTGTCGAGTTTGCCTTCGCCCTCCCCGCCCTGGTCTCAGGCGCCAATGGAGGTGTGTCCAGCGGCGCTGCTTACGG GGTAAACGTAGCCGCCGCAGAGGAGGCTGTGACTCCAAGATGGCTGCCCGGCGGCGCCCCCCACGAACCCAGCCACTGCCTCCAGTTACCCCATCACAGCCTCCAGCGTCCCCAGAGCTG CAACCCAGAGCCCTGGCCCCCTCGCCACCTGCCGAATTCATCTATTACTGTGTAGACGAGGACGAGCTA CCTTACACGAACCGTCGGCAGAACCGTAAGTGTGGGGCCTGTGCAGCTTGCTTGCGCCGGATGGACTGTGGTCGTTGCGACTTCTGCTGTGACAAGCCGAAATTTGGGGGCAGCAATCAGAAGCGCCAGAAGTGTCGTTGGCGCCAGTGCCTGCAGTTTGCCATG AAGCGGCTGCTGCCTAGTGTCTGGGCAGGATCTGAGGATGGAGCAGGGCCGCCCCCACCGTACTCTCGTCGAAAGAGACCTGGCTCTACTCGACGGCCACGTCTGGGCCAGATACTGAAGACCTTGACCACACCCACAGTCAGATCAGGCCGTGCCCAAACTCCAATGAAACAGGAAACGGGCAGTGGCTTTGTGCTACCCCCACCTGGCACTGACCTTGTGTTCTTACGGGAAGGTGCAAGCAGTCCTGTGCAGGTGCCTGGCCCTGCTACAGCTTCCACAGAAGCCCTGTTGCAG GTGAAGCAAGAGAAGGTGGATGCCCAGGAAGACTGGACACCGGGCACAGCCATCCTGACTTCTCCTGTATTGCTGTCTGGCTGCCCCAGCAAG GCCTTAGATGCAGGCCTGCCACCTGTGAAGCAAGAGCCTTTGGACCCTgaggaggacaaggaggaagAGAGCAAGGAAGACTCCGCCTCTGACTTGGccccagaggaggaggcaggaggggctggCACACCCGTG ATCACGGAGATTTTCAGCCTGGGTGGAACCCGCCTCCGGGACACAGCGGTCTGGTTGCCAAG GTCCAAGGACCTTAAAAAACCTGGAGCTAGAAAGCAGTAG